The nucleotide sequence AGTTAGTTGACTGGCCTAGCGTCTGGCCGTTCTTATAGCCCTGGAGGGGCGATATATCGGTAGGTAACAGCCGCTTCTACATAGAAAAAGCCCCAGCGGGGCGACACCTTGTCCACGCGGACAGGGTGTCGCCCCGCTGGGGCTTTTGTCATTTCGGGCGGGCCGGATGGCTAACAACGTGCCGCCCCTCCGGGGCTAACAGCATAGCTAGCCATTCAGCCATTCAACAATTCAACCCACTGATACTCCGCGTCGCGGCGGAGCCAGGTGAGCTGGCGCTTGGCGTAGTGCCGGGTGTTGCGCTTGAGCAGGCGCACGGCTTCTTCCCAGTCGTAGAGGCCGTCGAGGTAGCCAAAGATTTCCTGGTAGCCCACGGTTTGCAGGGCGTTGTGGTGGCGGAAGGGCAGCAGGCTTTCCACTTCGGCGAGCAGACCAGCAGCCAGCATCTCGTCGACGCGCTGGTTGATGCGCGCATACAGCACTTCCCGCTCGCGGGTGAGGGCCGTTTTGATGATGCGGAAGGGCCGGCTGGCCACCGTGCGCCCGGTCTGGAAGCTGCTGAACGGCTGCCCGGTGGCGCGGCACACTTCCACGGCCCGCAGCACGCGCTGGTGGTTTTGCCTGTCGATGCGGGCGTGGGCCACGGGATCGAGGCGGGCCAGCTCTGCTACCAGCGGCGCGAGGCCGGTGGTGGCCAGCTCCTGCTGCAGTTGGGCGCGCAAAGCCGGGTTGGAGGTTGGCAGCTCGTCGAGGCCATCGGTGAGGGCCTGCAGGTAGAGGCCGGAGCCGCCCGTGAGCACCACCACCTGGTGGCGGCCAAACAGCTCGCCCAGCACTTGCAGCGCATCGGCCTCGAAGCGGCCGGCGCTGTAGTCTTCCGTGATGCTGTGCGAGTCGATGAAGTGGTGCGGCACGTCCTGCATCTCGGCAGGCGTGGGCTTGGCCGTGCCGATGCTCATCTCCCGGAAAAACTGCCGCGAGTCGGCCGACACGATTTCGGTGCGGAAATGCTGGGCCAGCTGCACGCTGAGGGCCGTTTTGCCCACGGCGGTGGGGCCGGCCACCACCACCAGCGTAGGGCCGGGGGCGGCGGCCAACTGCAACTCCAGCGTGGCTATCAGATCAGAAAGAACACTCATGCGGAAACAGGTTGGGGAGGACCGACCAGCGCAGCATACAGCGCCAGCAGCCGGGTTTCTTCGTGCTGCCAGCTAAGCTGCGGGCGGGCCAGCCGGCAGTTTTCAGCCAGCTGGTGGTAGCGGGCAGCCTCGCCACCGGGCAGCAGGCGGTTGAGGGCGGCAGCCAGAGTGGCGGGCCGCAGGTCGGGCACCAGCTCGGCCACGTCGTACTGCTCGTTGAGGGCGCGGTACTCCGGAAAGTCGGTAACCACCTGCGGAATGCCGGCGTGCAGGTAGTCGAAGAACTTGTTGGCCAGCGAATAGTAGTAGCTCAGGCCCCTATTTTCAAGCAGGTTGAGGCCCAGGCCGGCGTAGCGCGTAATCTCGCGCAGCTCATCGGGCAGCACAAAGCCCCGGAACTCCACCTGCCCGCTCTGGGTGAGGCCCAGCGCCGCCGCCTGCGCCCGTAATGCCTCCGACAGGTCGCCTTCGCCGCAAATCACCAGCCGGCCCGCCACGGCAGGCATGGCCGCCAGCAGCTGCTCCAGCCCG is from Hymenobacter yonginensis and encodes:
- the miaA gene encoding tRNA (adenosine(37)-N6)-dimethylallyltransferase MiaA gives rise to the protein MSVLSDLIATLELQLAAAPGPTLVVVAGPTAVGKTALSVQLAQHFRTEIVSADSRQFFREMSIGTAKPTPAEMQDVPHHFIDSHSITEDYSAGRFEADALQVLGELFGRHQVVVLTGGSGLYLQALTDGLDELPTSNPALRAQLQQELATTGLAPLVAELARLDPVAHARIDRQNHQRVLRAVEVCRATGQPFSSFQTGRTVASRPFRIIKTALTREREVLYARINQRVDEMLAAGLLAEVESLLPFRHHNALQTVGYQEIFGYLDGLYDWEEAVRLLKRNTRHYAKRQLTWLRRDAEYQWVELLNG